In Aristaeella hokkaidonensis, the following are encoded in one genomic region:
- a CDS encoding ECF transporter S component → MSNTAGGKNSNALITRIVFTGVMAAIICVITTFRIPLGQSKVHFANSMCLLSGLLLGPIWGGTAAGLGSAIYDVLLGGYSFFDALITFVSKFAMAWVTGILYQKWVLKKEEKSWKENLLPLIISCVLGALTYVALYMLKTWLFKLYVEPVPVDTIPGIMVAKLGPSLINAVFAIVTAPIFFHAVRPALKAGGILKQLETIK, encoded by the coding sequence ATGAGCAATACAGCAGGCGGAAAGAACAGCAATGCGCTGATTACCCGGATTGTTTTTACCGGTGTGATGGCCGCCATTATCTGCGTGATTACCACATTCCGGATTCCCCTGGGCCAGAGCAAGGTCCATTTTGCAAACTCCATGTGCCTGCTGAGCGGCCTGCTGCTTGGACCGATCTGGGGCGGTACGGCGGCCGGACTGGGTTCCGCGATCTATGACGTACTGCTGGGCGGATACAGCTTTTTTGACGCGCTGATCACCTTCGTGAGCAAGTTTGCCATGGCCTGGGTGACCGGCATCCTTTATCAGAAATGGGTGCTGAAGAAGGAAGAAAAAAGCTGGAAGGAAAATCTCCTTCCGCTCATTATCTCCTGTGTGCTGGGCGCACTGACCTATGTGGCGCTGTATATGCTGAAGACGTGGCTTTTCAAACTGTATGTGGAGCCGGTGCCTGTGGATACGATTCCCGGCATCATGGTGGCCAAACTGGGACCCTCGCTGATCAACGCGGTTTTCGCGATTGTGACAGCACCGATTTTCTTCCATGCGGTTCGTCCTGCACTGAAGGCCGGCGGCATCCTGAAGCAGCTGGAAACGATCAAATAA
- a CDS encoding PaaI family thioesterase, which translates to MSVFRSLQEARDYFSKDLFAMSNSMTLDALTEDGAVCGMEITERHMNAEGGLMGGAILALADFTFAAASNNAHRPTVAQQVSLNFLNASKGKHLTATASCLKSGRTSCVYVITIKDDLGKDIAQATFTGFKL; encoded by the coding sequence ATGTCAGTTTTTCGCTCCCTGCAGGAGGCCCGCGACTACTTCAGCAAAGATCTTTTTGCCATGTCCAACAGCATGACCTTGGACGCCCTCACGGAAGACGGTGCTGTCTGCGGTATGGAGATCACAGAGCGTCACATGAACGCCGAAGGCGGCCTCATGGGCGGCGCGATTCTCGCCCTGGCGGACTTCACCTTTGCGGCCGCCTCCAACAATGCCCACCGGCCCACGGTTGCCCAGCAGGTCAGCCTGAATTTCCTCAACGCCAGCAAGGGAAAGCACCTGACTGCCACAGCGTCCTGCCTGAAGAGCGGCCGCACTTCCTGCGTCTATGTCATCACCATAAAAGATGACCTGGGCAAGGATATTGCCCAGGCCACATTCACAGGCTTTAAGCTCTGA